In Glycine max cultivar Williams 82 chromosome 7, Glycine_max_v4.0, whole genome shotgun sequence, a single window of DNA contains:
- the LOC100805649 gene encoding uncharacterized protein: protein MLSLTPRSSVVPSHLILLLLLILLPLTGSAAAVEEENSYSSDLHRVLHSHGLPAGLFPRSVKSFNLDQTGRLEVHLDRPCLAQYETRVFFDSVVRANLSFGQLKVLEGMSREELFLWLPVKYILVTDPSSGLIVIDIGLAFKHLSLSRFEDPPICKSHSGLMLKVGGRKGVGFTAQR, encoded by the exons ATGTTGTCTCTGACACCAAGATCTTCTGTTGTTCCCTCACACCtcattcttctccttcttcttattcttcttcctCTCACAGGGTCAGCAGCAGCAGTGGAAGAAGAGAATTCTTACTCTTCTGATCTTCACAGGGTGCTCCACAGCCATGGCTTGCCAGCAGGGCTCTTCCCTCGGAGTGTCAAGTCTTTCAATTTGGACCAGACGGGTCGCTTGGAGGTGCACTTGGATCGGCCGTGTTTGGCTCAGTACGAGACGAGGGTGTTCTTCGACAGTGTGGTGAGGGCTAACCTTAGTTTCGGACAACTCAAGGTGTTGGAAGGGATGTCAAGGGAAGAGCTTTTCTTGTGGTTGCCTGTGAAATATATCTTAGTGACCGATCCTTCTTCCGGACTCATTGTTATTGATATTGGTCTTGCTTTTAAACATCTCTCCTTGTCTCGGTTTGAAGATCCTCCAATTTGTAAATCTCATTCTG GTCTTATGCTTAAGGTTGGTGGAAGGAAGGGCGTTGGATTTACAGCTCAGAGATGA
- the LOC100804582 gene encoding pentatricopeptide repeat-containing protein At1g55890, mitochondrial, with protein sequence MAPFRPCVVFNTVAEDTRSHKMYHVLNRAFCTATEPATTIAASIRSISEDLYKEVKLKNVVEKFKKASDNDRFRKKTGIYEDTVRRLAGARRFRWVRDILEHQKQYSDISNEGFSARLISLYGKSGMTKHARKVFDEMPQRNCSRTVLSLNALLAAYLHSHKYDVVQELFRDLPTQLSIKPDLVTYNTIIKAFCEKGSFDSALSVLREIEEKGLSPDSITFNTLLDGLYSKGRFEEGEKVWEQMSVNNVAPGVRSYCSKLVGLAEVKKAGEAVELFREMEKVGVKPDLFCINAVIKGFVNEGNLDEAKKWFGEIAKSEYDPDKNTYSIIVPFLCEKGDFKTAIEMCKEIFNNRCRVDATLLQGVVDKLASEGMITEAKEIVEIGKTNRYCRYRLDLPAKE encoded by the coding sequence ATGGCTCCATTTAGACCTTGTGTTGTGTTCAACACTGTTGCAGAAGACACAAGAAGTCACAAAATGTATCACGTTCTTAACCGCGCTTTCTGCACCGCCACAGAGCCCGCCACCACCATCGCCGCTTCCATCAGGTCCATTTCGGAGGATCTGTACAAGGAAGTGAAGCTGAAGAACGTGGTGGAGAAGTTCAAGAAAGCCTCCGACAACGACCGCTTCCGCAAAAAAACCGGCATCTACGAGGACACCGTTCGGCGCCTCGCCGGCGCCCGGCGCTTCCGGTGGGTCCGCGACATCCTCGAGCACCAGAAGCAGTACTCCGACATCTCCAACGAGGGCTTCTCCGCGCGCCTCATTTCCCTCTACGGTAAATCCGGCATGACCAAGCACGCGCGCAAGGTGTTCGACGAAATGCCGCAGCGAAACTGCAGCCGCACCGTGCTCTCCCTCAACGCCCTCTTGGCCGCGTACCTCCACTCCCACAAATACGACGTCGTCCAAGAGCTTTTCAGGGACCTCCCAACGCAGCTCTCGATCAAGCCCGATTTGGTGACTTACAACACCATCATCAAGGCGTTTTGTGAAAAGGGTTCGTTTGATTCGGCGTTGTCGGTGCTTCGGGAGATTGAGGAGAAGGGTTTGAGTCCTGATTCCATCACTTTCAACACTTTGCTTGATGGGTTGTACTCAAAAGGTCGTTTTGAGGAGGGTGAGAAGGTGTGGGAGCAAATGAGTGTGAATAATGTTGCTCCTGGTGTGAGGAGTTACTGCTCCAAGTTGGTGGGGTTGGCTGAGGTGAAGAAAGCAGGTGAAGCTGTTGAGCTATTTAGGGAAATGGAGAAGGTGGGTGTGAAGCCTGACCTCTTCTGCATCAATGCCGTGATCAAAGGTTTTGTGAATGAGGGTAATTTGGATGAGGCTAAGAAGTGGTTTGGAGAGATTGCAAAGTCTGAGTATGACCCTGATAAGAACACCTACTCTATCATTGTTCCCTTCCTCTGTGAGAAGGGTGATTTCAAGACTGCCATTGAGATGTGCAAGGAGATTTTCAACAACCGGTGCCGTGTTGATGCGACGTTGCTGCAGGGCGTCGTGGATAAGCTGGCGAGCGAGGGCATGATTACAGAGGCTAAGGAGATTGTGGAGATAGGGAAAACCAATAGGTACTGTCGCTATAGGTTAGATTTGCCAGCAAAAGAGTAG
- the TPS5 gene encoding (3S,6E)-nerolidol synthase 1 produces MAFVHPIFASVNHPIFSPNKCSVFLGVKLIPEHAYSRCHSKKHFTIALNQNIHISKNGKGRDALQIRHAKALEEVKRELVSKTRQNADHGLSMVDSIQRLGIEYHFEEEIETILKKKLLMLRVHNHQGRAYQELSEVALQFRLLRQEGYYIHADIFDKFWGNEGKLKLTFCDDINGLIGLFEASQLSIEGEDYLHEAEECCRQYLNTWLSRFHEHPQVKVVADSLRYPIHRSLSRFTPTNSLQIESTEWIRSLQELSKIDTEMVSSLHLKEMFAVSKWWKELGLAKDLKLARDEPIKWYMWAMACLPDPRFSEERIELTKPLSLVYIIDDIFDFCGNIDELTLFTEAVKRWDMAATEQLPDYMKGCFKALYDITNEFAFKIQIKHGWNPISTLIKSWVRLLNAFLEEAKWFASGLVPKADDYLKNGIVSTGAHMILVHSFFFMGDAITQETITLMDEFPSIISATATILRLCDDLEGDQDVNVKGDDNDGSYIKCYMKEHPATSVEQAREHVAELISDAWKRLNQECLMTDANLFPSSFTKLCLNAARMVPLMYGYDTNSPSKLEEYVKSLLCGGAMQSIPEDQTIVS; encoded by the exons ATGGCTTTCGTTCACCCTATCTTTGCTTCAGTGAATCACCCAATATTTTCTCCAAACAAATGCTCAGTTTTTCTGGGTGTGAAGCTCATCCCCGAGCATGCCTATAGTAGATGCCATAGTAAAAAACATTTTACTATTGCCTTGAACCAAAATATCCACATTTCTAAAAATGGAAAAGGAAGG GATGCTCTTCAAATCAGACATGCTAAAGCATTAGAGGAAGTTAAGCGCGAACTTGTTAGCAAGACAAGGCAAAATGCAGATCATGGTTTATCCATGGTGGACTCCATCCAAAGATTAGGCATCGAGTACCATTTTGAAGAGGAAATTGAAACTATTCTTAAAAAGAAGCTTCTGATGCTTAGAGTTCACAACCATCAAGGAAGGGCTTATCAAGAACTATCAGAAGTTGCACTTCAATTTCGTCTGTTAAGACAAGAAGGGTATTACATCCATGCAG ACATATTTGATAAGTTCTGGGGCAATGAAGGCAAGCTCAAACTAACATTCTGTGATGACATAAATGGATTAATTGGCTTGTTTGAAGCCTCTCAATTAAGCATAGAAGGAGAAGATTATCTTCATGAAGCAGAGGAATGCTGCCGCCAGTATCTTAATACATGGTTGAGTAGATTTCATGAGCATCCTCAAGTGAAAGTTGTGGCAGATTCATTACGGTATCCTATTCATAGAAGTTTGTCAAGGTTCACACCGACAAACTCTTTACAAATAGAAAGTACAGAATGGATAAGATCTTTACAAGAATTGTCCAAAATAGACACCGAAATGGTTAGCTCTTTGCATCTGAAGGAAATGTTTGCAGTTTCCAA ATGGTGGAAAGAACTAGGTCTGGCAAAGGACTTGAAGTTAGCTAGAGATGAACCAATAAAATGGTACATGTGGGCAATGGCATGCCTCCCAGATCCACGATTCTCGGAAGAAAGGATTGAACTCACAAAACCGCTGTCCCTAGTCTACATTATTgatgatatatttgatttttgtggaAATATTGATGAACTCACTCTCTTTACAGAAGCTGTCAAGAG GTGGGACATGGCAGCCACGGAGCAATTACCAGACTACATGAAAGGGTGCTTTAAGGCCCTTTATGACATTACTAACGAATTTGCTTTCAAGATCCAAATCAAACATGGATGGAATCCTATAAGCACCTTAATAAAATCG TGGGTAAGGCTCTTGAATGCATTCCTGGAAGAAGCAAAATGGTTTGCTTCTGGGCTTGTGCCAAAGGCAGATGATTACTTGAAGAATGGGATAGTGAGCACTGGGGCGCATATGATCCTTGTTCACTCATTCTTTTTCATGGGTGACGCTATAACCCAGGAAACCATCACTCTAATGGATGAATTCCCAAGCATTATATCTGCCACAGCCACAATTCTTAGGCTGTGTGATGACCTTGAAGGGGACCAG gATGTTAATGTTAAAGGTGATGATAATGATGGGTCGTATATAAAGTGTTACATGAAGGAGCACCCAGCAACTTCTGTTGAACAGGCACGGGAGCATGTCGCTGAATTGATTTCGGATGCATGGAAACGTCTCAACCAAGAATGTCTCATGACAGATGCAAATCTGTTCCCATCATCTTTCACTAAACTTTGCCTAAATGCTGCTCGAATGGTACCTCTGATGTACGGTTATGACACAAATAGCCCATCGAAGCTTGAAGAGTATGTGAAATCATTGCTTTGTGGTGGTGCTATGCAGAGTATTCCAGAAGACCAGACCATTGTTTCATGA